The following proteins are co-located in the Clostridiales bacterium genome:
- a CDS encoding flotillin family protein, with the protein MSIQVLIAVCIIAVVLLSTIILILSRYRKCPSDKVMVIYGKVGNDKDGQTKSARCIHGGAAFIIPVIQAYQYMDLTPISISVDLTQALSKQNIRIDVPSRFTVGISTELGVMQNAAERLLGLRLQEIQELAKDIIFGQLRLVIATMDIEEINTDRDKFLLAVSNNVEIELKKIGLRLINVNITDINDESGYIEALGKEAAAKAINDAKKSVAEKNRDGEIGQANAHKDQRIQVAAADASAIDGENTAKIEVAQSEARRREKEAEALKMATAAEAVQAARAKQESYLAQQEAEQTRAQLEKATQTADVLINAQIMKERAEIEAEAQAEVMRRKARGEADAIYAKLEAEARGAREILAKQAEGMKLLVEAAGQDADAAVKLIIADKLEDLTRIQVDAIKNIKIDKVTVWDSNGAGEQGKTATANFLSGMMKSIPPMNELFHQAGMELPAFLGKELGEDTKEAVAVSSDTALNQDLQANASLNQEASDDEAEGKRQAVRRPLRD; encoded by the coding sequence ATGAGTATTCAAGTATTAATCGCAGTTTGTATCATCGCGGTCGTTTTGCTTTCGACCATTATTTTAATTCTGTCGCGGTACAGAAAGTGCCCTTCAGACAAAGTGATGGTAATCTATGGTAAAGTCGGCAACGATAAAGATGGGCAGACAAAGAGCGCAAGATGTATTCACGGGGGCGCGGCATTTATTATTCCGGTTATTCAGGCGTATCAATATATGGATTTGACGCCGATTTCCATCAGCGTTGACCTGACCCAGGCGCTTTCGAAGCAGAACATCCGTATCGATGTACCATCTAGATTCACCGTTGGTATTTCAACGGAGCTTGGTGTTATGCAGAATGCAGCAGAAAGGCTTTTAGGTCTGAGACTGCAGGAAATTCAGGAACTGGCAAAGGATATTATCTTTGGTCAGCTCAGACTTGTTATCGCAACAATGGATATTGAAGAAATCAACACAGATCGTGATAAATTCCTGCTTGCAGTATCAAACAATGTTGAGATTGAACTGAAGAAGATCGGTCTGAGGCTGATCAACGTAAATATAACGGACATCAATGATGAGTCTGGCTACATAGAGGCACTCGGTAAAGAAGCTGCCGCTAAAGCCATCAATGATGCGAAGAAAAGCGTTGCTGAGAAAAATAGAGACGGTGAAATCGGTCAGGCAAATGCACATAAGGATCAGCGTATCCAGGTCGCTGCTGCTGATGCAAGCGCCATCGACGGAGAAAATACTGCTAAAATTGAAGTAGCTCAGTCAGAAGCAAGAAGAAGAGAAAAAGAAGCGGAAGCACTGAAAATGGCTACCGCTGCTGAAGCAGTTCAGGCTGCAAGAGCAAAACAGGAATCTTACCTTGCACAGCAGGAAGCGGAGCAGACTCGTGCCCAGCTGGAAAAAGCAACGCAGACAGCAGACGTTCTGATCAATGCACAGATCATGAAAGAAAGAGCAGAGATCGAAGCGGAGGCGCAGGCGGAAGTAATGAGACGTAAAGCTCGCGGTGAAGCGGATGCGATCTATGCAAAACTGGAGGCAGAAGCCAGAGGTGCAAGAGAGATTCTTGCAAAGCAGGCGGAAGGTATGAAGCTTCTTGTGGAAGCTGCCGGTCAGGATGCAGATGCTGCTGTTAAGCTGATCATTGCAGATAAGCTGGAAGATCTGACTAGAATTCAGGTCGATGCCATTAAGAATATCAAGATTGATAAGGTTACTGTCTGGGACAGCAACGGAGCAGGTGAACAGGGCAAGACTGCAACCGCAAACTTTCTTTCCGGGATGATGAAGTCCATTCCTCCAATGAATGAACTGTTCCATCAGGCGGGTATGGAACTGCCTGCTTTCCTCGGAAAAGAACTGGGTGAGGATACAAAAGAAGCAGTAGCTGTTTCGAGCGACACTGCTCTGAACCAAGATCTCCAAGCTAACGCCAGCCTGAATCAGGAAGCTTCAGATGATGAGGCAGAGGGAAAGAGACAGGCAGTACGCAGACCACTGAGAGACTAA
- a CDS encoding NfeD-like protein gives MTEWWNGLDGALRILYCIAIPSTLVMVIQTVLSLLGGFEGGGGIDTSDTSGIDFHGGSDIGEIADASDMGDIGKISDGGNPHDFSIMSMITLQGIVTFLTVMGWSSIVGVTSGTPVFLSVMVGIAMGFVAMYAAAKLLHASRKLTENGTLDLRNAIGESGRVYIPIPAGGSGIGKITMQVQGRYVECSAIAFGEEMLPTGELVRVTDVRNDILIVEEDQ, from the coding sequence ATGACAGAATGGTGGAACGGATTGGATGGGGCGTTAAGAATCTTATATTGTATTGCGATACCGTCGACTCTTGTGATGGTGATTCAGACCGTTCTTTCGCTGCTGGGGGGTTTTGAAGGCGGCGGAGGAATTGATACAAGTGATACTTCAGGTATCGATTTTCATGGGGGATCAGATATAGGCGAAATAGCAGATGCCTCCGATATGGGGGATATCGGCAAAATAAGCGATGGGGGGAATCCGCATGATTTTTCAATCATGAGTATGATTACCCTTCAAGGAATTGTTACGTTTCTGACTGTTATGGGGTGGAGCTCTATTGTGGGAGTGACATCAGGAACACCGGTGTTTCTCAGCGTTATGGTGGGGATTGCCATGGGTTTTGTAGCGATGTATGCGGCGGCAAAGCTGCTGCACGCCTCGAGAAAACTCACGGAAAACGGAACCTTGGATCTGAGGAATGCAATCGGTGAATCGGGCAGAGTATATATACCCATTCCGGCAGGGGGCTCCGGCATCGGAAAAATAACAATGCAGGTTCAGGGAAGATATGTCGAATGCAGCGCAATTGCGTTCGGCGAAGAAATGCTCCCTACAGGAGAGTTGGTTCGAGTTACGGACGTCAGAAACGATATTTTGATCGTAGAAGAAGATCAGTAG